One stretch of bacterium DNA includes these proteins:
- a CDS encoding transposase, with amino-acid sequence GRVERSHLTDDEEFYLPMILCWNDTDQFLKSAQAWQYVYNLKRPHFGKGMGGLSPLAKLQSLGCNHLDDNFILFPVILLDELNPLIPGNNLLTMDK; translated from the coding sequence CGGAAGGGTCGAGCGCAGCCACCTCACCGACGATGAGGAGTTCTACTTACCTATGATCCTCTGCTGGAATGATACCGACCAGTTCCTCAAATCGGCTCAGGCTTGGCAGTATGTCTACAACCTCAAAAGACCGCACTTCGGTAAGGGCATGGGCGGACTCTCGCCGCTTGCCAAACTACAATCCCTCGGCTGCAATCACCTCGATGATAACTTCATCCTCTTCCCTGTCATCCTTCTTGATGAACTCAACCCACTTATACCTGGTAACAATCTATTGACCATGGACAAGTAA